One part of the Dyadobacter sp. 676 genome encodes these proteins:
- a CDS encoding beta-L-arabinofuranosidase domain-containing protein encodes MSLKKAAGFLVAFYNSATAEQSRNAICPSHYMGLSELYRTTRDEKYLTLVKHLIAIKGATEGTDDNQDRIPFLKQTKVMGHAVRANYLYAGVADVYAETGDEALLAQLHTMWDDVTRHKMYVTGGCGALYDGVSPDGTSYKPDEVQKIHQAYGRDYQLPNFTAHNETCANIGNVLWNWRMLQITGEAKYADIVELALYNSVLSGINLKGDKFLYTNPLAYSDALPFKQRWEKDRQAYISKSNCCPPNTVRTVAEVSQYAYSLSDAGVFFNLYGGNKFKTAFKGGHLRLTQTTDYPWNGKISVTIDEAPENALALFFRIPDWCSNASLIVNGKKENTKPGSGSYAEVKRAWKSGDKIELTLDMPVKLIESNPLVEETRNQVAVKRGPVVYCVESVDLPKGKTIFDVAIAARNNFKPAPLTIENSPVMALQGDALLLDNSDWDNKLYREVAVGTPKTIPVRLVPYYAWGNRGHGDMSVWLPLVR; translated from the coding sequence ATGTCGCTAAAAAAGGCTGCCGGTTTTCTTGTCGCTTTCTACAACTCGGCCACGGCGGAGCAGAGCCGCAACGCCATTTGCCCATCGCATTATATGGGCCTTTCGGAGCTTTACCGCACCACGCGCGACGAGAAGTATCTCACGCTGGTAAAGCACCTGATCGCCATTAAAGGAGCCACCGAAGGCACGGACGATAACCAGGACCGTATCCCGTTCCTGAAACAAACCAAAGTGATGGGTCATGCCGTGCGCGCCAACTATCTGTACGCGGGCGTCGCGGACGTGTATGCGGAGACGGGCGACGAAGCGTTGCTCGCGCAGCTCCATACGATGTGGGACGACGTTACCCGACATAAAATGTACGTCACCGGCGGTTGCGGGGCGCTCTACGACGGCGTCTCTCCCGATGGTACTTCGTATAAGCCCGATGAAGTCCAGAAAATCCATCAGGCCTATGGCCGCGATTACCAGCTGCCCAACTTTACCGCGCACAACGAGACCTGCGCCAACATCGGTAATGTCCTCTGGAACTGGCGCATGCTGCAGATAACCGGCGAAGCCAAATATGCAGATATTGTAGAGCTTGCCTTGTACAACAGCGTGTTGTCGGGTATTAATTTGAAAGGTGATAAGTTTCTTTATACCAATCCTCTGGCTTATTCCGACGCATTGCCCTTCAAACAGCGCTGGGAAAAAGACCGGCAGGCATACATTTCCAAATCGAACTGCTGCCCGCCCAACACCGTACGCACCGTTGCGGAGGTGAGCCAATATGCTTACAGCCTTTCGGACGCCGGTGTTTTCTTCAATTTGTATGGCGGGAATAAATTTAAGACAGCATTTAAAGGCGGACATTTGCGCCTGACGCAAACGACCGATTATCCGTGGAACGGGAAAATTTCCGTCACTATCGACGAAGCACCGGAAAACGCATTAGCGCTATTTTTTCGCATTCCGGACTGGTGCAGCAATGCTTCCTTAATAGTTAATGGTAAAAAAGAAAATACAAAACCCGGCTCCGGCTCTTACGCGGAGGTCAAGCGAGCGTGGAAATCGGGCGATAAAATCGAACTGACGCTCGATATGCCCGTAAAACTGATCGAATCGAATCCTTTGGTAGAAGAAACCCGGAACCAGGTGGCCGTGAAACGCGGTCCGGTAGTGTATTGCGTGGAATCCGTTGATTTACCGAAGGGTAAAACCATTTTCGACGTTGCTATCGCAGCTAGAAACAATTTCAAACCAGCTCCGCTGACCATTGAAAACAGCCCCGTAATGGCCCTGCAAGGCGACGCTCTGCTCCTCGACAATTCGGATTGGGACAACAAGTTGTATCGCGAAGTTGCAGTCGGGACACCGAAAACCATTCCTGTGCGGCTGGTTCCATACTACGCCTGGGGAAACCGGGGGCACGGGGATATGTCGGTATGGCTACCGCTGGTGCGGTAA
- a CDS encoding helix-turn-helix domain-containing protein produces METLQSEKKYEAALEELNRLMKKGEGNISDKEADRIETLASAIQAYEKVHYPFPMPKSIPEIVERKRFELNLTIAGLADLLGLGKDKLSQILNGKREPDVPFLKAVYHKLDIDPGVLLDNA; encoded by the coding sequence ATGGAAACTTTGCAATCAGAGAAAAAATACGAGGCGGCACTTGAAGAACTCAACCGCTTGATGAAAAAGGGGGAGGGCAATATTTCTGATAAGGAAGCGGACAGAATTGAAACACTCGCGTCAGCAATTCAGGCATATGAAAAAGTGCACTACCCTTTCCCGATGCCCAAATCGATTCCTGAAATAGTCGAAAGAAAACGTTTTGAACTCAATTTGACGATAGCCGGCCTTGCCGATTTACTAGGACTGGGAAAGGACAAACTCTCACAAATCCTGAACGGCAAGCGTGAACCGGATGTGCCTTTCCTGAAGGCCGTTTATCACAAACTGGATATCGATCCCGGCGTATTGCTGGACAATGCCTAA
- a CDS encoding type II toxin-antitoxin system HigB family toxin: MRSFCINNPELEIPLDKWYVETLNADWPNFAAVRQTFNSADSVGNALFVFNMGGNRCRLIARIIFRTRTVYIRFIGTHKQYDDVNLSAL, from the coding sequence ATCAGATCGTTTTGTATCAATAATCCGGAGCTGGAAATCCCGTTAGACAAATGGTATGTTGAGACCCTGAATGCAGACTGGCCCAATTTCGCAGCAGTCAGGCAGACTTTCAACTCCGCTGATTCGGTGGGTAACGCATTGTTTGTATTTAATATGGGTGGTAATAGGTGCAGGTTGATCGCTCGAATCATATTTAGGACACGAACAGTGTACATTCGTTTCATTGGCACACATAAGCAATATGATGATGTAAATTTGTCTGCGTTATAA